In Pyricularia oryzae 70-15 chromosome 2, whole genome shotgun sequence, one genomic interval encodes:
- a CDS encoding mitotic spindle checkpoint component mad2, whose translation MADKAAEKDKDKSKVHKLSLKGSAKLVAEFFQYSIHTILFQRGVYPAEDFTAVKKYGLNMLVSADDQVKAYIKKIMSQLDRWMVKGKISKLVIVITDKDTGEHVERWQFDVQIFGGSSKKSKSSSKSAASASAGQENSSAASDAAQAPEKTEAEIQAEIAAIFRQITASVTFLPQLAGDCTFNVLVYADADSEVPVEWGDSDAKEIENGERVQLRGFSTASHRVDTLVSYRLTD comes from the exons ATGGCCGACAAGGCGGCAGaaaaggacaaggacaagtcCAAGGTCCACAAGCTGTCGCTAAAGGGTAGCGCCAAGCTCGTCGCCGAATTC TTTCAATACTCGATACACACGATTCT ATTCCAACGAGGAGTGTACCCAGCCGAGGACTTTACGGC CGTCAAGAAATATGGCCTCAACATGCTAG TGTCGGCCGACGACCAGGTCAAGGCCTACATCAAAAAGATCATGTCCCAGCTGGACCGCTGGATGGTCAAGGGAAAGATCTCCAAGCTGGTCATCGTCATCACGGACAAGGACACGGGCGAGCACGTCGAGCGCTGGCAGTTTGACGTTCAGATCTTTGGCGGCTCGTCCAAAAAGTCaaagagcagcagcaagtCGGCGGCTTCGGCATCCGCCGGGCAGGAAAACTCGTCGGCGGCCTCGGACGCGGCCCAGGCGCCGGAAAAGACCGAGGCCGAGATCCAGGCCGAGATTGCCGCCATCTTCCGCCAGATCACCGCCTCGGTCACCTTCCTGCCCCAGCTGGCTGGCGACTGCACCTTCAACGTCCTGGTCTACGCAGATGCCGACTCGGAGGTGCCCGTGGAGTGGGGTGACAGCGACGCCAAGGAGATTGAGAATGGGGAGCGAGTCCAGCTGCGGGGTTTCAGCACCGCCAGCCACAGGGTTGACACGCTGGTCAGCTACAGGCTGACGGACTAG
- a CDS encoding maltose permease MAL61 gives MADRKETSLPAKRESVDHVDYTVRTTRADRELIEAAVRTSEEEAKLPRKELFARYLPAATYSMILSVALIMEGMDVGMVNNFFGQDAYRKRFGWPDANGDYQISASWQAAIGNGNNLGSIIGLLLNGYLQSRFGSRRVYMGAMALMAGTIFILFFATSVQMLFVGNIFCGIPWGIFQTLATAYAAEICPPAMRGYLTAWTSMCWGCGSFLAAGVLRGSLQLPGDWAWKIPYALQWVWIPPLFVAAFLAPENPWYLVRRGRFDEAERSLHRLARKGHYTPQSMAETLALMKHTNEMEKLEAEDASYLDCFRGTNLRRTGISCMAWMIQILNGQSIAAFATTFLRTAGMQEVAAFNFSMGIQSVNIVATGIAILLMGNVGRRDFYLYGTSGIGLVMLIIGILGVLPEGSVNQGVGVGVAMVLVNAIFKVSLGPACYVIVSEMSATRVRAQTMVLGRAVYVVGQIVVNQINPRMLNKGTDAWNWGAKTGWFYFGLCCLWIVYIFFCLPETKNRTFADIDYLFQKRVPARKFATANIDLFEFSHADTSAKALDDTEDVEQTSPRQVSKS, from the exons ATGGCCGACCGCAAAGAAACGTCGCTCCCTGCCAAGCGGGAGTCGGTCGACCATGTCGACTATACGGTACGCACCACGAGGGCCGACCGCGAGCTGATCGAGGCGGCGGTCAGGACGAGCGAGGAGGAAGCCAAGCTGCCGCGCAAGGAGCTGTTCGCGAGGTACCTGCCGGCCGCCACGTACAGCATGATCCTGAGCGTGGCGCTGATCATGGAGGGCATGGACGTCGGCATGGTCAACAACTTTTTCGGGCAGGACGCGTACAGGAAAAGGTTTGGCTGGCCCGACGCCAACGGCGACTACCAGATCTCGGCGTCGTGGCAGGCCGCCATTGGCAACGGCAACAACCTGGGCAGCATCATCGGTCTGCTGCTGAACGGATACCTGCAGTCGCGGTTCGGGTCGCGCAGGGTGTACATGGGAGCCATGGCGCTGATGGCCGGCACCATTTTCATCTTGTTTTTTGCCACGAGCGTGCAGATGCTGTTTGTGGGCAACATTTTCTGCGGCATTCCCTGGGGTATT TTCCAAACTCTTGCCACCGCCTACGCCGCCGAGATCTGCCCTCCCGCCATGCGTGGCTACCTTACCGCGTGGACGTCCATGTGCTGGGGCTGCGGGTCCTTCCTGGCCGCCGGCGTGCTCCGAGGGTCGCTGCAGCTGCCCGGCGACTGGGCCTGGAAGATCCCCTACGCCCTGCAGTGGGTGTGGATCCCCCCCTTGTTCGTGGCGGCCTTTTTGGCGCCCGAGAACCCCTGGTACCTGGTCCGGCGCGGCAGGTtcgacgaggccgagagGTCGCTGCACCGGCTCGCGCGCAAGGGCCACTACACGCCGCAGAGCATGGCCGAGACGCTGGCCCTGATGAAGCACACCAACGAGATGGAGaagctcgaggccgaggacgcCAGCTACCTGGACTGCTTCCGCGGCACCAACCTGCGCCGCACCGGCATCAGCTGCATGGCCTGGATGATCCAGATCCTCAACGGCCAGTCCATCGCCGCCTTCGCCACCACCTTTCTGCGCACCGCCGGCATGCAGGAGGTGGCCGCCTTCAACTTTAGCATGGGCATCCAGTCCGTCAACATCGTCGCCACCGGCATCGCCATCCTCCTCATGGGCAACGTCGGCCGCCGCGACTTTTACCTCTACGGCACCTCGGGCATCGGCCTCGTCATGCTCATCATCGGCATCCTCGGCGTCCTGCCCGAGGGCTCCGTCAACCAgggcgtcggcgtcggcgtcgccaTGGTCCTCGTCAACGCCATCTTCAAGGTCTCGCTGGGCCCCGCCTGCTACGTCATCGTCTCCGAGATGTCCGCCACCCGCGTCCGCGCCCAGACCATGGTCCTCGGCCGTGCCGTCTACGTCGTCGGCCAGATCGTCGTCAACCAGATCAACCCGCGCATGCTCAACAAGGGCACCGACGCCTGGAACTGGGGTGCAAAGACTGGCTGGTTCTACTTTGGCCTGTGCTGCCTCTGGATTGTTTACATCTTCTTTTGCCTGCCCGAGACCAAGAACCGCACCTTTGCCGACATTGACTACCTGTTCCAGAAGAGGGTTCCCGCCCGCAAGTTTGCCACTGCCAACATTGATT TGTTTGAATTCTCTCACGCCGACACCTCTGCCAAGGCGCTCGACGACACAGAGGATGTTGAACAGACTTCGCCTCGGCAAGTTTCCAAGTCCTGA